Proteins from a genomic interval of Chroococcidiopsis thermalis PCC 7203:
- a CDS encoding S9 family peptidase, whose protein sequence is MVTTTVSQPQTQLPPLIPREILFGNPERARPQLSPDGKYLAYIAPDEKNILQVWVRTVGQQDDRQLTQDKKRGIRMYFWTFDGEQLIYLQDADGDENWHCYAVNINTNIVRDLTPFQGVQAQPLALDHNFPHEFLVGLNLPDLSKHDVYRVNLKNGAVEFDTENPGNIVSWTVNTQFQVQAAIAATADGGYDLLYRESPQAAWENLRHWSSEDEGYAVSFSADDKTLYIVGSHDANAQRLLALDLATRQETVIAEDPEYDVDSVIVHPTDRVLQAVSFYRDKQEWQILDRSIADDLEVIAQVRPGEYNITSRDLADRTWLVAYITDNGPVYYYTYDRTTKSSTLLFSNQPKLEELQLATMQPVSYPTRDGLTIHGYLTTPVGIAAKNLPTILLVHGGPWVRDTWGYDPEVQWLANRGYAVLQVNFRGSTGYGKAFLNAGNREWGAKMHDDLIDAVNWLVEQGISDPQKVAIMGGSYGGYAALAGLTFTPEVFAAGVDIVGPSNLITLMQSIPPYWEPMKAMFAHRLGNLETEPEFLKSRSPLFYCDRIQKPLLIGQGANDPRVKQAESEQIVAAMRQSNRPVEYLLYADEGHGFARPENRLHFYAKAEEFLAKYLGGRFEPVGDLVGHSGVEK, encoded by the coding sequence ATGGTGACAACAACAGTCAGTCAACCTCAAACGCAACTACCACCATTAATTCCACGGGAAATTCTCTTCGGCAACCCAGAACGCGCCCGTCCTCAACTCTCCCCAGATGGCAAGTATTTGGCGTATATTGCTCCAGATGAAAAAAATATCCTTCAAGTGTGGGTGCGTACTGTAGGACAACAAGACGATCGCCAACTGACCCAGGATAAAAAACGGGGTATCCGCATGTACTTCTGGACGTTTGATGGCGAACAGCTAATCTACCTTCAAGATGCCGATGGCGATGAAAACTGGCACTGTTATGCAGTCAATATCAATACGAATATTGTCCGCGACCTGACTCCGTTTCAAGGGGTACAGGCGCAACCCCTCGCCTTAGACCATAACTTCCCGCATGAATTTTTGGTGGGGTTAAATTTGCCAGATTTAAGCAAGCACGATGTTTACCGCGTTAACCTCAAAAATGGGGCAGTAGAGTTTGACACGGAAAACCCAGGTAACATTGTCTCTTGGACTGTGAATACTCAGTTTCAAGTTCAAGCTGCGATCGCAGCTACGGCTGATGGTGGGTACGACCTACTTTACCGCGAATCCCCACAGGCAGCTTGGGAAAATTTACGCCACTGGAGTTCTGAGGATGAAGGCTACGCTGTTAGTTTTTCTGCTGATGACAAAACTTTGTATATCGTCGGCAGTCACGATGCTAACGCCCAACGCCTCCTCGCCCTAGACTTAGCGACTCGTCAAGAGACTGTTATTGCTGAAGATCCAGAATACGATGTTGATAGTGTCATCGTTCACCCAACCGATCGTGTTCTGCAAGCGGTTTCTTTTTACCGCGACAAACAAGAGTGGCAAATTCTCGATCGCAGTATAGCTGACGATCTAGAAGTAATTGCCCAAGTCCGCCCTGGAGAATACAACATTACTAGCCGTGACTTGGCAGATCGAACTTGGTTAGTGGCTTACATCACTGACAATGGACCAGTTTACTACTACACATACGATCGCACGACCAAAAGTAGCACTTTACTTTTTAGCAACCAACCCAAACTCGAAGAATTGCAATTAGCAACCATGCAACCTGTTTCCTACCCTACAAGAGATGGGTTAACAATTCACGGCTATCTCACAACACCTGTAGGAATTGCAGCTAAGAACTTACCAACAATTCTTCTAGTGCATGGAGGTCCTTGGGTGCGGGATACTTGGGGTTACGATCCAGAAGTGCAATGGCTGGCGAACCGAGGTTATGCGGTATTGCAAGTCAATTTTCGCGGTTCTACTGGCTACGGTAAGGCGTTTCTGAATGCGGGAAACCGCGAATGGGGCGCAAAGATGCACGACGATCTGATCGATGCAGTCAATTGGTTAGTAGAACAAGGTATTTCTGACCCTCAAAAAGTAGCGATTATGGGTGGTTCCTACGGTGGCTATGCGGCGCTAGCGGGGTTAACTTTCACGCCAGAGGTATTTGCAGCTGGAGTTGATATCGTCGGTCCCAGCAATTTAATTACGCTGATGCAGAGTATTCCGCCTTACTGGGAACCGATGAAAGCTATGTTTGCTCATCGTTTGGGAAATTTAGAGACGGAACCAGAATTTCTCAAATCGCGATCGCCCTTATTTTACTGCGATCGCATCCAAAAACCTTTGTTAATTGGACAGGGAGCTAACGATCCGAGGGTAAAACAAGCAGAAAGCGAACAAATTGTGGCAGCAATGCGGCAATCCAATCGACCAGTTGAATATCTGCTGTACGCAGATGAGGGACATGGTTTTGCCCGTCCCGAAAATCGCTTGCATTTCTATGCTAAAGCCGAGGAATTTTTAGCAAAATACTTAGGCGGGCGATTTGAACCTGTGGGCGATCTTGTAGGGCATTCAGGAGTGGAGAAATGA
- a CDS encoding Na+/H+ antiporter, translated as MVMELAIAEAAIETNIKQFLSVLAVSLGVATLPQVFSWFRQIPYTLLLVIVGLGLAFVDVRLVELSPGLILSIFLPPLLFEAAWNLKWSSLKQNLVPICLYAVVGVVISIVGVAFSLNQFAALPLTTALLIGASLSATDPVSVTAVFRELGVSSRLTTLMEGESLFNDGMAVVAFEFLVALSFGNTQLGVQPILVQFFVVVGVGVAVGGLIGFGISYLTQRFDLPLVEQSLTLVAAYGTYIITEDLGGSGVIGVVTCGLILGNFGSRIGMNPRTRIIVSEFWEFLAFFVNSIVFLLIGDQVHFTTLGENLGIIAVTVGAIVVMRAIAIYTLSQLSNYLAKSTIPLPDQTVLWWGGLRGSVSIALALSVSAALPERDKIIATVFGVVLFTLLFQGLTIKTLLQKLNLLGDRPRQEQYMEFIARRVALDRVLKQLQADQRPGIDPEFYRYQEALIKGGIEDLQKEIEQLQNEYPDLINFSAEQLRSELLATEANTYAEFVKAGRLNRELSPFLPEVLQTGDGHSD; from the coding sequence ATGGTAATGGAATTGGCGATCGCAGAGGCAGCAATTGAAACCAACATCAAGCAATTTTTGTCAGTCCTAGCAGTGTCTCTAGGCGTGGCAACGCTACCGCAAGTCTTTAGCTGGTTTCGCCAAATCCCTTATACCCTACTACTCGTCATTGTAGGTCTGGGATTGGCGTTTGTGGATGTGCGTCTGGTGGAACTATCGCCTGGACTGATTTTGTCAATTTTTCTACCACCGTTGCTATTTGAAGCTGCTTGGAATTTGAAATGGTCGAGTTTGAAGCAAAATCTCGTGCCAATTTGCCTTTATGCTGTGGTGGGTGTAGTTATATCAATTGTCGGCGTGGCATTTAGTTTAAATCAATTTGCCGCACTGCCTTTGACAACAGCTTTACTAATTGGCGCAAGTCTCTCTGCTACCGATCCGGTTTCCGTCACTGCTGTATTTCGAGAGTTAGGCGTAAGCAGTCGTTTGACAACTTTAATGGAAGGCGAAAGCTTATTTAATGATGGGATGGCAGTGGTTGCCTTTGAATTTTTAGTGGCACTGTCTTTCGGAAACACGCAGCTTGGAGTTCAGCCAATTTTAGTCCAGTTTTTTGTGGTTGTAGGCGTTGGTGTTGCTGTAGGAGGTTTAATTGGTTTTGGTATTTCCTACCTGACGCAAAGATTCGATTTACCTTTAGTCGAACAATCTTTAACTCTGGTTGCTGCTTACGGCACTTACATAATTACTGAGGATTTGGGCGGTTCTGGAGTGATTGGAGTCGTGACTTGCGGCTTAATTCTGGGAAACTTTGGCTCTCGCATCGGCATGAATCCTCGCACGCGAATTATTGTCAGCGAGTTTTGGGAGTTTTTGGCGTTTTTTGTCAACTCAATCGTGTTTTTGCTAATTGGCGACCAAGTTCACTTTACAACGTTGGGAGAGAATTTAGGCATAATTGCCGTAACGGTAGGGGCAATTGTTGTCATGCGAGCGATCGCAATTTATACTCTCAGCCAATTGAGTAACTATCTTGCTAAATCTACCATCCCCTTACCAGACCAAACCGTACTTTGGTGGGGTGGGTTGCGCGGTTCCGTGTCAATTGCTTTAGCATTGAGCGTATCGGCTGCTCTCCCAGAGCGAGATAAAATTATTGCTACGGTGTTTGGCGTAGTATTATTCACCTTGCTGTTTCAAGGATTGACAATTAAAACTTTACTGCAAAAGTTAAACTTATTAGGCGATCGCCCTCGTCAAGAGCAATATATGGAATTTATCGCGCGACGGGTTGCCCTCGATCGCGTGTTAAAACAGTTACAGGCAGACCAGCGCCCAGGTATCGACCCAGAGTTTTATCGCTACCAAGAAGCACTGATTAAAGGCGGCATCGAAGATTTGCAAAAAGAAATCGAGCAATTGCAAAACGAGTATCCCGACCTGATAAATTTTAGCGCCGAACAATTACGCTCCGAACTATTGGCAACCGAGGCGAATACATATGCGGAATTTGTCAAAGCCGGACGATTAAATCGAGAACTGTCGCCGTTTCTCCCAGAAGTATTACAAACTGGAGATGGGCATAGCGATTAA
- the atpA gene encoding F0F1 ATP synthase subunit alpha, giving the protein MISIRPDEISSIIQQQIEQYDQEVKVANVGTVLQVGDGIARIYGLEKAMAGELLEFEDGTVGIALNLEEDNVGAVLMGEGRDIQEGSSVTATGKIAQVPVGEATIGRVVDALGRPIDGKGDINTSEFRLIESGAPGIVARRSVYEPMQTGITAIDAMIPVGRGQRELIIGDRQTGKTAIAIDTIINQKTEDVICVYVAIGQKASTVANVVQTLQEKGAMDYTIVVAANASDSATLQYLAPYTGAALAEYFMYKGKATLIIYDDLSKQAAAYRQMSLLLRRPPGREAYPGDVFYLHSRLLERAAKLSTELGEGSMTALPIIETQAGDVSAYIPTNVISITDGQIFLTSDLFNAGIRPAINPGISVSRVGSAAQTKAMKKVAGKLKLELAQFDELQAFSQFASDLDKATQDQLARGQRLRELLKQPQNSPLSVFEQVAILYAGINGYMDDIAVDKVTTFTKGLREYLKTSKPKYGEIIRSERQLTDEAEKLLKEAITEYKQTFLATA; this is encoded by the coding sequence ATGATCAGTATCAGACCTGACGAAATCAGCAGTATTATTCAGCAGCAAATCGAGCAATACGACCAAGAAGTTAAAGTTGCTAACGTTGGTACGGTATTGCAAGTAGGAGATGGGATCGCCCGGATCTATGGCTTAGAAAAAGCTATGGCTGGCGAACTCTTAGAATTTGAAGATGGAACCGTTGGTATCGCCCTGAACCTAGAAGAAGACAACGTAGGTGCGGTATTGATGGGTGAAGGTCGCGACATCCAAGAAGGCAGTTCCGTTACCGCTACAGGTAAAATTGCCCAGGTTCCAGTTGGAGAAGCCACAATCGGACGTGTTGTGGATGCTCTCGGTCGTCCGATTGATGGTAAGGGAGACATAAACACCTCAGAATTCCGTTTGATCGAGTCTGGCGCACCTGGTATCGTAGCGCGGCGTTCGGTATACGAACCAATGCAAACAGGAATTACCGCGATCGATGCAATGATTCCTGTAGGTAGAGGACAGCGGGAATTAATTATCGGTGACAGACAAACAGGTAAAACCGCGATCGCCATTGACACGATCATCAACCAGAAAACCGAAGATGTCATCTGTGTATACGTCGCGATCGGACAAAAAGCTTCCACCGTTGCTAACGTAGTCCAGACCTTACAAGAGAAGGGCGCAATGGACTACACCATTGTCGTTGCAGCTAACGCCAGCGACTCTGCTACCCTCCAGTACCTCGCGCCATACACGGGGGCAGCATTGGCAGAGTACTTCATGTACAAAGGCAAGGCAACTCTAATCATTTACGATGACTTGTCCAAGCAAGCTGCTGCTTATCGCCAAATGTCCTTGTTGCTACGTCGTCCACCAGGACGGGAAGCATACCCTGGAGACGTATTCTACCTCCACTCCCGCTTGTTGGAACGTGCGGCAAAACTTAGCACCGAACTAGGCGAAGGCAGCATGACAGCCCTACCAATTATCGAAACCCAAGCAGGGGACGTATCGGCTTACATTCCTACCAACGTAATTTCCATTACCGACGGTCAAATCTTCTTAACTTCCGACTTGTTCAACGCTGGTATTCGTCCGGCAATTAACCCTGGTATTTCCGTATCGCGGGTAGGTTCGGCAGCTCAAACCAAGGCAATGAAAAAAGTTGCTGGTAAGCTGAAATTGGAGTTGGCACAATTTGACGAATTGCAAGCTTTCTCGCAATTTGCCTCCGACTTGGATAAAGCCACCCAAGACCAGTTGGCACGGGGTCAGCGTTTGCGGGAGTTGTTGAAACAGCCACAAAACTCGCCACTATCGGTATTCGAGCAAGTTGCCATCCTCTACGCTGGGATTAACGGCTATATGGACGACATCGCCGTAGATAAAGTTACCACTTTCACCAAAGGACTGCGGGAATACCTGAAAACCAGTAAACCCAAGTATGGTGAAATCATTCGTAGCGAACGACAACTTACCGATGAAGCCGAAAAGTTGTTGAAAGAAGCAATTACCGAATACAAACAAACCTTCTTAGCAACTGCGTAG
- a CDS encoding M48 family metalloprotease, protein MAVGLFVGSPQITQAIPWLDILRQGVQVIQLSTISDSQEVELGKQINQQLVTKEVKLYRNPQIERYVNQIGQRLVKSSDRSDIPYTFQVVNNNSVNAFATMGGFVYVHTGLMRFAQNETQLASVIAHERGRKIAKSRTIFATREPLVFLRRTCTF, encoded by the coding sequence ATGGCGGTTGGTCTTTTTGTCGGTTCGCCTCAAATTACCCAGGCAATTCCCTGGTTAGATATTTTGCGTCAGGGAGTGCAAGTGATTCAATTGTCTACTATTTCCGATTCACAAGAAGTTGAGTTAGGCAAGCAGATTAATCAGCAGCTAGTTACAAAAGAAGTTAAACTATACCGCAATCCCCAGATCGAGCGATACGTGAATCAGATCGGGCAGCGGTTGGTAAAAAGTAGCGATCGCTCTGACATTCCCTATACGTTTCAAGTCGTAAATAATAATAGCGTTAATGCTTTTGCCACAATGGGCGGTTTTGTCTACGTCCACACGGGGTTGATGAGATTCGCCCAGAACGAAACTCAATTAGCCAGCGTCATTGCCCATGAAAGAGGTAGAAAAATAGCCAAATCTCGAACGATTTTTGCGACTCGCGAACCGCTCGTATTCTTGAGAAGAACCTGTACTTTTTGA
- a CDS encoding tetratricopeptide repeat protein, with the protein MLLTKENLGQNWGCQIMGAAIARHVITVLTASSLFVAQPTSAIPASEYRALGLSYRAAAKYPEAIAALQKSVELEPQNLSGRVLLGWTQHLAGQKEAAAESLIQVLYRDPNSIPALNALGIVYLVSGKLNAAVFVHAWAAILQPKNEIAYYNLSLAFERLQSYEPAISAAKRAAQLEPTNPHPLVALSLAHWQKGERAAAEAAYRQAYNLDARYGDRIFLNHLLQAGFSQSQIEMTKHILAATFP; encoded by the coding sequence ATGCTGCTGACGAAAGAAAATCTTGGTCAGAATTGGGGCTGCCAAATTATGGGTGCAGCGATCGCCCGTCATGTCATAACTGTATTAACAGCTAGCAGCTTGTTTGTCGCTCAACCAACATCAGCAATCCCTGCGAGCGAATACCGTGCCTTGGGATTATCCTATCGTGCAGCGGCAAAATATCCAGAAGCGATCGCGGCTTTGCAAAAGTCTGTAGAACTCGAACCGCAAAATCTCTCTGGACGAGTTTTGTTAGGCTGGACGCAACACCTAGCCGGACAAAAAGAAGCGGCGGCTGAGTCTTTAATTCAAGTTTTATATCGCGATCCGAATTCTATTCCAGCTCTCAACGCTTTGGGAATTGTTTATTTAGTCAGTGGTAAATTGAATGCTGCTGTATTCGTTCACGCATGGGCAGCAATTTTACAACCAAAAAATGAGATTGCCTATTACAATCTCAGCTTAGCTTTTGAGCGATTGCAGTCCTACGAACCTGCAATTAGTGCGGCAAAACGCGCCGCCCAGCTAGAACCAACCAACCCTCATCCTTTAGTTGCTCTCAGTCTCGCCCATTGGCAGAAGGGCGAGCGCGCTGCGGCTGAAGCTGCTTATCGACAAGCATACAATCTAGATGCACGGTATGGCGATCGCATTTTTCTCAACCATCTCCTGCAAGCTGGGTTCAGCCAGTCGCAGATTGAGATGACAAAACACATTTTAGCCGCAACTTTTCCCTAA
- a CDS encoding DUF389 domain-containing protein, with amino-acid sequence MFSNIRDHFHNFRNKKSHPLEIQQLHTELLEESKLSSSYLALTISSCVIATLGLLSNSAAVIIGAMIIAPLMLPIRGIALGALQGRVILFREGAIALGIGTFLSVIISYCLGLIVSLPSFGSEILSRSRPTLLDLGIAVAAGAISGYAKAEPKISGSLAGTAISVALMPPICTIGLGLSRADWWLSLGATILYLTNLLGITLACMLTFLVVGYTSLAQAKKPLIWTIFLTVILLLPLGFSFFRLIRQTQLETSLQRALVSQTITFQRLELLSKETNWFTNPPQVRLNVRAKEPVTPRQVQLLEDFIHREMGQRFTLIFEVGEVEEVRSSPPEN; translated from the coding sequence TTGTTCAGTAATATTCGCGATCACTTCCATAACTTCAGGAACAAAAAATCTCATCCGTTAGAAATTCAGCAACTCCATACAGAGTTGCTGGAGGAATCAAAGTTAAGCTCGTCTTATTTAGCTTTAACTATCAGTTCTTGTGTCATTGCCACCCTTGGTTTGCTATCAAACAGTGCTGCCGTGATTATTGGCGCAATGATTATCGCACCTTTAATGTTGCCAATTCGAGGCATAGCTCTAGGTGCTTTGCAAGGTCGTGTTATTTTGTTCCGTGAAGGCGCGATCGCGCTGGGAATAGGAACGTTTTTATCCGTGATAATTTCCTACTGCTTGGGTTTAATTGTCAGTCTTCCCAGCTTTGGCAGCGAGATTTTATCCCGTTCTCGACCAACGCTATTAGATTTGGGTATTGCTGTGGCGGCTGGTGCAATTAGCGGCTATGCCAAGGCAGAACCAAAAATTTCTGGCAGTCTTGCCGGAACTGCAATTTCTGTGGCTTTGATGCCACCGATTTGCACGATCGGGTTGGGTTTATCACGGGCTGATTGGTGGCTGAGTCTGGGAGCAACAATCCTTTACTTAACTAACCTGCTGGGTATTACTCTAGCGTGTATGCTCACTTTTTTAGTAGTAGGCTATACCTCGCTGGCACAAGCAAAAAAACCCCTCATCTGGACTATATTCTTAACAGTAATTCTGCTGCTGCCCCTCGGTTTTAGCTTTTTCCGCTTGATCCGACAGACACAGCTAGAAACTAGTTTGCAACGAGCTTTAGTGAGTCAAACTATTACTTTTCAACGGTTGGAGTTGCTTAGCAAAGAGACGAACTGGTTTACAAATCCACCCCAAGTTCGCTTGAACGTGCGGGCAAAGGAACCAGTGACACCTCGACAGGTGCAGTTATTAGAAGATTTTATTCATCGCGAAATGGGACAGCGTTTCACTCTAATTTTTGAAGTTGGAGAAGTGGAAGAAGTCCGCAGTTCTCCGCCAGAGAATTAA
- a CDS encoding F0F1 ATP synthase subunit gamma, whose translation MANLKLIRDRIQSVKNTKKITEAMRLVAAARVRRAQEQVLSTRPFADRLAQVLYNLQTRLQFEDVNLPLFKKRDIRSIGLLVITGDRGLCGAYNTNVIKRAENRAKELQAEGLEYKYILVGRKAIQYFQRRNQPIDATYTGLEQIPTAAEASNIADELLSLFLSESVDRVELIYTKFVSLVSSRPVVQTLLPLDAQGFEAADDEVFRLTTRGGEFEVERQKVSATARSFPKDMLFEQDPVQILDALLPLYLNNQLLRALQESAASELAARMTAMNNASDNASELINTLTLSYNKARQAAITQEILEVVGGAEALK comes from the coding sequence ATGGCGAATCTCAAATTAATCCGCGATCGCATTCAGTCGGTCAAAAATACGAAAAAAATTACAGAAGCGATGCGTTTGGTGGCAGCGGCTAGGGTGCGTCGCGCTCAAGAACAAGTACTTTCTACTCGTCCGTTTGCCGATCGCTTGGCACAAGTACTGTATAATCTACAAACTCGCTTGCAGTTTGAAGATGTCAACCTACCGCTATTCAAAAAACGAGACATTCGCTCCATTGGTTTGCTGGTAATTACAGGCGATCGCGGCTTGTGCGGTGCTTATAATACCAACGTGATTAAACGGGCAGAAAACCGCGCCAAAGAACTTCAAGCTGAAGGCTTGGAATACAAATACATCCTTGTCGGACGCAAAGCCATCCAGTATTTTCAACGCCGCAACCAACCCATTGATGCAACGTATACGGGTTTAGAGCAAATTCCTACAGCGGCAGAAGCTTCTAATATTGCTGACGAGTTGCTTTCCCTGTTTTTGTCGGAAAGCGTAGACAGAGTGGAGTTAATCTATACCAAATTCGTCTCGTTAGTTAGTTCTCGCCCAGTGGTACAAACTCTGCTACCATTAGACGCTCAAGGTTTTGAAGCTGCAGACGATGAAGTTTTTCGGCTGACTACCCGTGGTGGTGAATTTGAAGTGGAAAGACAGAAAGTTTCTGCCACTGCACGGAGTTTTCCCAAGGATATGCTATTTGAGCAAGATCCCGTACAAATTCTCGATGCTCTGTTGCCTTTGTACCTGAATAACCAATTATTGCGTGCATTACAAGAATCTGCTGCTAGCGAACTGGCAGCACGTATGACAGCCATGAATAACGCCAGCGACAACGCTAGCGAATTGATTAATACCCTTACGCTGTCTTACAACAAAGCACGGCAAGCCGCCATTACCCAGGAAATTCTGGAAGTTGTCGGCGGTGCGGAAGCTTTGAAATAA